Sequence from the Streptomyces sp. NBC_00358 genome:
CGAGAGAGGCATCGGCATGAGGTGGTGGTCCTCCCCCGGCGGGCCCGGCGGGGCCCTGGTGACGGCGGCCTGCGTCCTGGCGCTGTGCGGTACCGGCACGGCTTCGGCCGCCGACCCACCGGGCGCGACGGCCAGGCTGTCGGCCGCGGTCGATCTCGCCGAGGGCCAGAAAATAACCGTCACGGGGGAGGGCTTCCGCAGCGGACTCACCTCGGTGGCCGTCGGACTGTGCAAGCGGGGATACACCAGCAACACCGACTGCGACCTGGCGGGCGGGGCCACGCTGGTGAACATCGGCGGCTCGGGCAGGCTCCCCGCCGTCACCCTCACCCTGCACGCCCGCTTCGCGGGCATCGACTGCCGCACCGTCCAGTGCGTGGTGGGCATCTCTCCGCTGCCGA
This genomic interval carries:
- a CDS encoding neocarzinostatin apoprotein domain-containing protein, which produces MRWWSSPGGPGGALVTAACVLALCGTGTASAADPPGATARLSAAVDLAEGQKITVTGEGFRSGLTSVAVGLCKRGYTSNTDCDLAGGATLVNIGGSGRLPAVTLTLHARFAGIDCRTVQCVVGISPLPTGTPAALRPANTVDIPVGFRGGTTRGEPSGAGRAVTATGPEGTGTSSGSRWRGPSTVLWAASTALTALCAAVALLGFRRVRHDDGIPLPDTGGTS